A part of Octopus sinensis linkage group LG7, ASM634580v1, whole genome shotgun sequence genomic DNA contains:
- the LOC115213862 gene encoding peptidyl-prolyl cis-trans isomerase A2, with protein MSDKGSTRCYFDVDIGEGGRHGSERIIFELYDKIVPKTVENFKALCTHEKGFGYKGSKFHRVIPGFMLQGGDFTRGNGTGGKSIYGNKFEDENFQEKHLVAGMLSMANAGPNTNGSQFFITTAKTDWLDGKHVVFGKVVENYDFVKKIESYGTASGALKETVTIKAAGVL; from the exons ATGTCTGATAAAGGTTCTACTAGAtgctattttgatgttgatattggTGAGGGAGGAAGACACGGAAGCGAGAGGATTATATTTGAG cTCTATGACAAGATTGTGCCGAAAACTGTTG aaaacTTCAAAGCACTCTGTACTCATGAGAAGGGATTTGGATACAAGGGCAGTAAGTTCCATCGTGTAATTCCTGGTTTCATGCTTCAGGGTGGCGACTTCACCCGTGGAAATGGGACCGGCGGTAAAAGTATTTATGGTAATAAGTTTGAAGACGAAAACTTCCAGGAGAAACATTTAGTTGCTG gTATGTTGTCTATGGCCAATGCTGGTCCTAACACCAACGGTTCTCAGTTCTTCATCACAACTGCAAAGACTGACTG GCTGGATGGTAAGCACGTTGTGTTTGGTAAAGTAGTGGAAAATTATGATTTTGTTAAGAAAATTGAAAGTTATGGCACCGCTAGTGGTGCATTGAAAGAAACAGTGACAATAAAGGCTGCTGGAGTATTATAA